From the Desulfarculaceae bacterium genome, one window contains:
- the lpxK gene encoding tetraacyldisaccharide 4'-kinase, protein MAKGYEALWRRVESGEPGPAWLSALRGAATAASWLYAAGAWLDHTSYDLGLRPVKRLPVPVIGVGNLAVGGTGKTPLVMAVVQALESLGLPAGVISRGYGRKESKPLLVSDGETIMADAAEAGDEPLLLARRLGAPVAVGAERYAAGLLLLERCGQRVLVGDDLFQHRGLHRDLNLLALDASDPLAGGHLLPRGRLREPANALARADAVVLTRAADAEQGRLAAERLAWRLEGKPVLSCAHVITGLENALDAGPAPEDWQGAPVLAFCGLANPASFHAALREAGLTVLELKSFGDHHRFAPEEISNLWDRAATLSARALVCSGKDAVRLPAELPPDAAIWSTRLGLKFHDGPEALAGLLARSLAQWEPAS, encoded by the coding sequence GAGCCCGGCCCGGCCTGGCTCAGCGCCCTGCGCGGCGCGGCCACGGCGGCCAGCTGGCTCTACGCGGCCGGGGCCTGGCTGGACCACACCAGCTACGACTTGGGCCTGCGTCCGGTCAAGCGCCTGCCCGTGCCGGTGATCGGGGTGGGCAACCTGGCCGTGGGCGGCACGGGCAAGACCCCTCTGGTCATGGCCGTGGTGCAGGCCCTGGAATCGCTGGGCCTGCCCGCCGGGGTGATAAGCCGGGGCTATGGCCGCAAGGAATCCAAGCCTCTGTTGGTCAGCGACGGCGAAACGATCATGGCCGATGCTGCCGAAGCGGGCGACGAGCCGCTGCTTTTGGCTCGGCGGCTGGGCGCGCCGGTGGCCGTGGGCGCGGAGCGCTACGCGGCGGGCCTATTGCTTCTGGAGCGTTGCGGGCAACGGGTGCTGGTGGGCGACGATCTTTTCCAGCACCGGGGGCTGCACCGCGATCTGAACCTGCTGGCCCTGGACGCGTCCGACCCCCTGGCGGGCGGGCATCTGCTGCCCCGGGGGCGTCTGCGCGAACCGGCCAACGCCCTGGCTCGGGCCGACGCGGTGGTGCTCACCCGCGCGGCCGACGCGGAGCAGGGCAGGCTGGCCGCCGAGCGCCTGGCCTGGCGCCTGGAGGGTAAGCCGGTCTTGAGCTGCGCCCACGTGATCACCGGCCTGGAGAACGCCCTGGATGCCGGCCCCGCGCCCGAGGACTGGCAGGGCGCTCCGGTGCTGGCCTTTTGCGGCCTGGCCAATCCGGCCAGCTTTCATGCGGCCCTGCGCGAGGCCGGGCTCACCGTGCTGGAGCTCAAGTCCTTTGGCGACCACCACCGTTTCGCGCCCGAGGAGATCAGCAACTTGTGGGACCGGGCGGCCACCCTGTCGGCCCGGGCCCTGGTGTGCTCGGGCAAGGACGCGGTGCGCCTGCCCGCCGAGCTGCCGCCGGACGCGGCCATTTGGAGCACCCGTTTGGGCCTCAAGTTCCACGACGGCCCCGAGGCCCTGGCCGGGCTCTTGGCCCGCTCCCTGGCCCAATGGGAGCCCGCGTCGTGA
- a CDS encoding lysophospholipid acyltransferase family protein, with amino-acid sequence MSAVDAALKGAVWGLSLAPLGLSRAVGRGLGRLARSLDSRHREIVQRNLSASFPEKDPAWIEQTGREVFEHVAQVAAEIPHLVRLSPQQIAAQCRFHGLDNVHHALERGKGLITLTGHFGNWEWANVAGAVALGQGALIVARPIDWPPADRLVNGWRTRGSNSEVVPKNNSARALLRGLKQNRMLGLLLDQNVDWYDGEWVDFFGRPACSNKGMALLARSTEAPVLPFYNWRAEDGKFEVFFGEEIPLVKTADKTKDIWVNTQNYTKALEEIIRQKPAQWFWLHQRWKTRPYHHWPREPKK; translated from the coding sequence GTGAGCGCGGTAGACGCGGCCCTCAAGGGCGCGGTGTGGGGCCTGTCCCTGGCTCCCCTGGGGCTCAGCCGGGCGGTGGGGCGCGGCTTGGGCCGCCTGGCCCGGAGCCTGGACAGCCGCCACCGCGAGATCGTTCAGCGCAACCTGAGCGCTTCCTTCCCCGAGAAAGACCCCGCCTGGATAGAGCAGACCGGGCGCGAAGTGTTCGAGCACGTGGCCCAGGTGGCCGCCGAGATACCCCACCTGGTGCGCCTTAGCCCCCAGCAAATCGCGGCCCAGTGCCGCTTCCACGGCCTGGACAACGTGCACCACGCCTTGGAAAGGGGCAAGGGCCTGATCACGCTCACCGGGCACTTCGGCAACTGGGAGTGGGCCAACGTGGCCGGGGCGGTGGCCCTGGGCCAAGGGGCGCTCATCGTGGCCCGGCCCATCGACTGGCCCCCGGCCGACCGCTTGGTCAACGGCTGGCGCACCAGGGGCTCCAACAGCGAGGTGGTGCCCAAGAACAACTCGGCGCGGGCCCTGTTGCGCGGGCTCAAGCAGAACCGCATGTTGGGGCTGTTGCTGGACCAGAACGTGGACTGGTATGACGGCGAGTGGGTGGATTTCTTTGGCCGCCCGGCGTGCAGCAACAAGGGCATGGCCCTGTTGGCCCGCTCCACCGAGGCGCCGGTGCTGCCTTTCTACAATTGGCGGGCCGAGGACGGCAAGTTCGAGGTGTTCTTCGGCGAGGAAATCCCCCTGGTCAAAACCGCCGACAAGACCAAGGACATCTGGGTCAACACCCAGAACTACACCAAGGCGCTGGAGGAGATCATCCGCCAGAAGCCCGCCCAGTGGTTCTGGTTGCACCAACGCTGGAAGACGCGGCCCTATCACCACTGGCCCCGGGAGCCCAAGAAATGA